One stretch of Nicotiana tabacum cultivar K326 chromosome 18, ASM71507v2, whole genome shotgun sequence DNA includes these proteins:
- the LOC107782697 gene encoding serine/threonine-protein kinase UCNL has protein sequence MDNPTSPFPPLNLDNLRAIKVLGKGAMGTVFLVHNTITDPLSLYPFALKVIDKFSKPDSDRRARWETTVLHRLHHPFLPTLLGFSETPDMLSYAVPYCSGGDLNVLRYQQSDHVFSPSAIRFYLAEIILALEYLHTLGIVYRDLKPENILIQQSGHVTLTDFDLCKNLTLKKNLSSLDFNSDPEIDNIPPPTQPKKFRQFAKFVLPKKTCTYSRSTTTTKNGLRKVKSARVSPVSRRNPSSFYERSNSFVGTEEYVAPEVVRGEGHEFAVDWWALGVLCYEMLYGTTPFKGKNKKENFRRILMMEPEFIGKRNALTDLIGKLLEKDPTRRLGYRRGASEIKEHEFFRGLKWDLLTEVVRPPFLPSKDGTELTEEVKRGGFDVTEYLQKLKAPPSPLWSPSHDEWRNNVSLTEF, from the coding sequence ATGGATAATCCCACATCGCCATTTCCACCTTTAAACTTAGACAACCTACGAGCCATCAAAGTACTAGGCAAAGGTGCTATGGGCACTGTTTTCTTAGTCCACAACACTATAACCGACCCATTATCCCTATACCCTTTTGCTCTCAAAGTCATCGACAAATTCTCAAAACCTGATTCCGACCGCCGTGCACGGTGGGAAACCACCGTCCTCCACCGTCTCCACCACCCTTTCCTCCCTACCCTTCTCGGCTTCTCCGAAACCCCCGACATGCTTTCCTACGCTGTACCATATTGTTCCGGCGGTGACCTTAATGTCCTCCGTTATCAACAAAGCGACCATGTTTTTTCACCTTCAGCTATTCGCTTTTATTTAGCTGAAATTATACTCGCTCTTGAATATCTTCACACTTTAGGCATTGTTTATCGTGATCTCAAACCCGAGAATATTCTTATTCAACAATCCGGCCACGTGACCTTAACGGATTTCGATCTTTGCAAAAACTTAACTCTGAAAAAAAATCTCAGTTCCTTAGATTTCAATTCAGATCCTGAAATCGATAACATTCCACCACCAACACAGCCCAAAAAATTCAGACAATTTGCTAAATTTGTACTTCCGAAGAAAACATGCACATATTCTAGGTCCACGACCACGACCAAAAATGGACTAAGGAAAGTGAAAAGTGCACGTGTTTCGCCCGTGAGTAGACGAAATCCGAGTTCGTTTTACGAACGTTCGAATTCGTTTGTTGGTACAGAGGAATACGTGGCACCGGAAGTTGTACGAGGTGAAGGGCATGAATTTGCGGTAGATTGGTGGGCATTAGGGGTATTATGTTATGAAATGTTGTATGGAACGACGCCGTTTAAAGGGAAAAATAAGAAGGAAAATTTCAGGAGAATATTGATGATGGAGCCGGAGTTTATTGGGAAGAGAAATGCTCTAACGGATTTGATCGGTAAATTGCTGGAGAAAGATCCGACGCGCCGGTTGGGTTATCGGAGAGGCGCGTCGGAGATTAAGGAGCATGAGTTTTTTCGTGGTCTGAAATGGGATTTATTAACGGAAGTTGTACGGCCGCCGTTTTTGCCGTCAAAAGATGGGACGGAGTTGACGGAGGAAGTGAAGAGAGGTGGGTTTGATGTAACGGAGTATTTGCAGAAACTGAAGGCCCCGCCGTCGCCGTTATGGTCGCCGTCACATGATGAGTGGAGAAATAACGTTTCGTTAACGGAGTTCTAA